In one Deltaproteobacteria bacterium genomic region, the following are encoded:
- a CDS encoding PAS domain S-box protein yields the protein MRLRFILLVLSLLAFLSAAAGGYFYYHSLRDAFFEAAKQDAISHVHTTNNLISQHIMAYTRLADVLSDFREIRMALTDPDDETLDRANGILDHFQKGARMEVCYLMDHSGRTIASSNRFEADSFVGKDYSFRPYFQAAMGGRSGVGMAMGVTSRKRGLYVSYPVYGQDPDLPIGAVVVKGSAESIVRRLLRVETASHASRKAMLFITDPHGVIFISDAKGFLLKTLWKTDELGQRKIAETRQFGKGPWAWSGFKILDSAHQVVDASGDPYQMYEQGIENLPGWKIVYLSNLDAISSLIANPLLKTAAYLIIGLCILIGAAIFLLNNLAHAEISRRKRAEASLKASESKLRTIIEHSNEFFYIHDTQHRLNYASPGSSAILGYSPEEMLVKWTDLATDNPINLKGIEITERAIRTGEKQEPYLIELSGKDGRPVLLEIDESPIKDDRGRVVGVSGAARNVTQKILAEKALRESEERYRILVEESFDGIFVQKGPKIIFANGRLHQMLGYDDGELLGLDHWLVYHPESQEITRKRAEARMRGENVPSHYVVKLGRKDGSWFYGEIAARVIDFENEPGIQVWVKDIHERKQAEQALQENEQRMRAILRASPVGIGLVVDRELVWANETMHSLAGYGLTDLLGQKGRALYPDQEEYERVGWELYTGRSPDGTSQVETRWVRKDGTIFDCMIRSCLLETDDPSRGHIVVVTDISEAKRLQAQLQRAQKMEAIGTLAGGVAHDLNNILSGLVSYPELLLMQIPADSPLRKPILTIQRSGERAAAVVQDLLTLARRGVAVSEVVNLNDVILQYLKSPEYEKLKSFHPGVDVETHLETGLLNISGSPVHLSTTVMNLISNAAEAVRDGGNIVVSTENRYIDRPVRGYEDVLEGDYVVLTVTDPGVGISADDIKKIFEPFYTKKKMGRSGTGLGMSVVWGTVKDHHGYIDIESREGEETTFSLYFPATRKTKGRDEPPLSTEDYRGRGESILIVDDVEQQRDIASEMLKGLGYSVAAVSSGEEAVEYVKTHPVDLLILDMIMDPGMDGLETYRRIIRFRPGQKAVIASGFSETERVREAQRLRAGAYVKKPFLSHKIGRAVRAELDK from the coding sequence ATGAGGCTTCGATTCATCCTGCTTGTTCTGTCTCTCCTGGCATTTCTCTCCGCAGCGGCCGGCGGGTATTTCTACTATCATTCTCTTCGAGATGCCTTCTTTGAAGCGGCCAAACAGGACGCCATTTCTCATGTGCATACGACCAACAACCTGATATCCCAGCATATCATGGCGTATACGCGACTTGCGGATGTCCTTTCAGACTTTCGGGAGATCCGGATGGCCCTGACAGATCCCGACGATGAAACCCTGGACCGCGCAAACGGCATTCTGGATCATTTTCAAAAGGGGGCCCGAATGGAAGTGTGCTATCTCATGGACCATAGCGGCCGGACCATTGCCTCCAGCAACCGTTTTGAGGCGGATAGTTTTGTAGGGAAGGATTACTCCTTCAGACCCTATTTTCAGGCGGCCATGGGCGGCAGGAGCGGGGTCGGCATGGCCATGGGAGTGACTTCCCGGAAGCGCGGGCTCTATGTGAGCTATCCCGTGTACGGCCAAGACCCGGATCTTCCCATTGGGGCGGTGGTTGTGAAGGGCTCTGCCGAGAGTATCGTCAGACGACTGTTGCGCGTGGAAACGGCTTCCCATGCATCCCGTAAGGCAATGCTCTTTATCACCGACCCGCACGGGGTCATCTTTATTTCAGATGCAAAGGGCTTTCTGCTGAAGACCTTGTGGAAAACCGATGAACTTGGACAGCGCAAGATCGCCGAGACACGGCAGTTCGGCAAAGGGCCTTGGGCATGGAGTGGGTTCAAGATCCTGGACAGCGCTCATCAGGTCGTTGATGCCTCGGGCGATCCCTATCAGATGTACGAACAAGGCATAGAAAACCTTCCGGGGTGGAAAATTGTCTATCTCAGCAACCTGGATGCGATTTCGTCCCTCATCGCAAATCCACTTTTAAAAACTGCGGCGTATCTGATCATCGGATTGTGCATTCTCATCGGCGCAGCCATATTCCTCCTGAACAATCTGGCCCATGCCGAGATCTCAAGACGCAAGCGGGCCGAGGCGTCCTTGAAAGCGAGTGAGTCCAAGCTTCGGACCATCATCGAACACAGTAACGAGTTCTTTTACATCCACGATACACAGCACCGCCTGAACTATGCGAGCCCGGGTTCATCAGCAATCCTCGGATATTCACCGGAAGAGATGCTGGTGAAATGGACCGATCTGGCAACGGACAATCCCATCAATTTAAAGGGAATCGAGATCACGGAACGGGCGATCCGTACGGGTGAGAAGCAGGAACCCTATCTCATCGAGCTGAGTGGAAAGGATGGGCGCCCCGTACTCCTGGAGATTGATGAATCGCCCATCAAGGACGACAGGGGCCGGGTCGTCGGGGTTTCGGGGGCGGCCCGGAACGTGACCCAAAAGATTCTGGCCGAAAAGGCCCTGCGGGAGAGCGAGGAAAGATATCGGATCCTGGTGGAGGAGAGCTTTGACGGCATTTTTGTTCAGAAAGGGCCCAAAATCATATTTGCCAACGGCCGGCTGCACCAGATGCTGGGTTACGATGACGGTGAACTGCTGGGGCTGGATCACTGGCTGGTGTACCATCCGGAGTCTCAGGAGATCACCCGGAAACGGGCAGAGGCCCGTATGCGAGGCGAAAACGTGCCGTCACACTATGTTGTCAAGTTGGGTCGTAAGGACGGTTCGTGGTTTTACGGGGAGATAGCGGCCCGGGTCATCGATTTTGAGAATGAACCCGGGATACAGGTCTGGGTCAAGGATATCCACGAGCGCAAACAGGCCGAACAGGCCTTGCAGGAGAACGAACAGAGGATGCGGGCGATCCTCAGGGCATCTCCGGTCGGGATCGGTCTGGTGGTTGATCGGGAATTGGTCTGGGCTAATGAAACCATGCACAGCCTGGCCGGTTATGGGCTGACGGATTTGCTGGGACAGAAGGGCAGGGCCCTTTATCCTGATCAGGAAGAGTATGAGAGGGTGGGCTGGGAGCTTTACACAGGAAGATCTCCAGACGGGACCAGCCAGGTTGAGACGCGCTGGGTTCGGAAGGACGGGACCATCTTTGACTGTATGATTCGATCATGTCTTCTGGAAACCGATGATCCCTCCAGGGGGCATATCGTTGTTGTGACCGACATCTCAGAGGCCAAACGCCTCCAGGCCCAGCTTCAGCGGGCTCAGAAGATGGAGGCCATCGGGACCCTTGCCGGCGGGGTGGCCCATGATCTCAACAATATCCTTTCCGGCCTGGTCAGTTACCCGGAACTCCTGTTGATGCAGATCCCAGCTGACAGTCCCTTGAGAAAACCGATACTGACGATCCAGCGATCAGGGGAAAGGGCCGCTGCAGTGGTCCAGGACCTGTTGACCCTGGCAAGGCGGGGGGTGGCGGTCAGTGAGGTGGTGAATCTGAATGACGTTATCTTGCAGTATCTGAAGAGCCCTGAATATGAGAAACTGAAATCGTTTCACCCGGGCGTGGATGTGGAGACCCATCTGGAGACAGGACTCCTGAATATCTCCGGATCGCCGGTCCATCTGTCCACGACCGTGATGAACCTGATCTCCAATGCGGCCGAGGCCGTTCGCGACGGAGGCAATATCGTGGTATCCACGGAAAACCGGTACATCGACCGGCCCGTCAGGGGGTATGAGGATGTACTGGAGGGCGATTACGTGGTGCTTACGGTGACCGACCCCGGGGTAGGCATTTCTGCGGATGATATCAAGAAGATCTTCGAGCCCTTTTACACAAAGAAGAAGATGGGGAGGAGCGGAACGGGTCTGGGTATGTCCGTTGTCTGGGGTACGGTGAAGGACCATCATGGGTATATTGACATTGAAAGCAGGGAAGGAGAGGAGACGACCTTCTCTCTCTACTTCCCTGCAACCCGGAAAACAAAGGGAAGAGATGAGCCCCCGCTTTCCACTGAAGATTACAGGGGGCGAGGGGAGTCCATCCTTATTGTCGACGACGTGGAGCAGCAGCGAGACATCGCTTCGGAAATGCTGAAAGGCCTCGGCTATTCCGTGGCGGCCGTATCCAGCGGAGAAGAGGCCGTTGAATATGTGAAAACCCATCCGGTGGACCTACTGATTCTGGATATGATCATGGACCCCGGAATGGACGGACTCGAGACCTATCGACGGATTATCCGATTCCGTCCCGGTCAGAAGGCCGTTATCGCCAGCGGTTTCTCTGAGACGGAACGGGTGAGAGAGGCCCAGCGGCTGAGGGCCGGGGCCTATGTGAAAAAGCCTTTTTTATCCCACAAGATCGGTCGGGCCGTCAGGGCTGAGTTGGATAAGTGA
- a CDS encoding response regulator has translation MTFSIIPRDDPDQALRIRRMLLAMSMAVIHLAMCCAMYSQGFFRLSFTGFVLFSVALWIGHFSIFTVVRTGLNKRFADPSLTLVQILWTATCVMLTAYFLTELRSVVLMLFLVGMLFGFLRLNFREFLYLSLYAIVLYAAAIGLLYQFHPQFVELDKEIITWFSFSLVTFCFALMGRIINRMRKTLRTSNIQLGKEIEERKRAQEQTQFRKAYFEGLVDNMPDAIAMFDDTGRITEINSRFTGMFGHSEKEALGKNISDLVGPPDRLEEAHAYRRRITSGEIVDVETVRMAKDGSLIDVSLRSAPVIVDHHRIGHFVIYRDISPRKKAEMERSRLESQLQQSRKMEAIATLAGGIAHQFNNALTAIIGNLELLEVEHCRDGRILPQLGAMKTSGHHMAHLTSQLLAYARGGKYNVTTLCLTDFAADTLPLLEHTLKPDIRVETDFPLDIRRIKADRTQMQMVLSALLSNANEAMDGPGRIRISARNIDVDPTLIRDCPGLKPGPYVCLSIEDDGKGMDTETRQRIFEPFFTTHFFGRGLGMPAVYGIVTNHHGIIEVDSELGKGTEVRIYLPAISAGIIDTERPETIEKPGKRLHVGRGTILVIEDEPPVMNLTRTVLERLGYRVLEATTGKEAIDMANSFDGAIDLALMDIKLPDMTGNQIYPLIRDARPEMKVLVCSGYSIDGPAHEILCAGAEGYIQKPFSLLTLSQKLEDVLTANQDLSN, from the coding sequence ATGACCTTTTCCATTATTCCCAGGGATGATCCTGACCAGGCCCTGCGTATCCGGCGGATGCTCCTGGCCATGAGCATGGCTGTCATTCACCTCGCCATGTGCTGTGCCATGTATTCTCAAGGGTTTTTCCGACTCTCGTTCACCGGGTTTGTCCTTTTCTCAGTGGCCCTCTGGATCGGGCACTTTTCCATCTTCACAGTGGTCAGGACAGGGCTCAACAAGCGGTTCGCCGATCCGAGCCTTACATTGGTACAGATACTATGGACAGCCACCTGCGTCATGCTGACCGCCTACTTTCTCACCGAATTACGCTCCGTAGTCCTCATGTTATTCCTCGTGGGGATGCTCTTTGGTTTCCTGCGACTGAATTTCAGGGAATTCTTATATCTCAGCCTGTACGCCATCGTGCTTTACGCGGCCGCGATAGGGCTGCTGTACCAATTCCATCCACAATTTGTTGAGCTGGATAAAGAGATTATTACCTGGTTCTCCTTTTCTCTGGTGACATTCTGTTTCGCATTGATGGGGCGTATAATCAATCGCATGAGGAAAACCTTGCGCACCAGCAACATTCAACTGGGCAAAGAGATCGAAGAGAGGAAAAGGGCTCAAGAGCAGACACAATTCCGAAAGGCCTATTTTGAGGGACTGGTGGACAATATGCCGGATGCCATCGCCATGTTCGACGACACCGGCAGGATTACCGAGATCAATTCCCGGTTTACCGGGATGTTCGGGCACTCTGAAAAGGAGGCGCTGGGCAAAAACATCAGCGACCTGGTGGGGCCGCCGGATCGGCTCGAAGAGGCTCACGCCTACCGCCGGCGGATCACGTCCGGCGAGATAGTGGATGTGGAAACCGTTCGTATGGCTAAGGACGGCTCCCTGATCGATGTATCCCTCCGCTCCGCCCCGGTCATTGTCGACCATCATCGAATCGGACACTTTGTCATATACCGGGACATCTCCCCCCGAAAGAAGGCGGAAATGGAGAGATCCAGACTGGAATCCCAGCTCCAGCAGTCCCGTAAAATGGAGGCCATCGCCACCCTGGCAGGGGGCATTGCCCATCAGTTCAATAACGCCCTGACAGCCATCATCGGTAATCTTGAACTCCTCGAAGTTGAGCATTGCAGAGATGGAAGGATTCTGCCGCAACTTGGAGCCATGAAGACCTCGGGCCATCACATGGCTCACCTGACAAGTCAATTGCTGGCCTACGCAAGGGGAGGAAAATATAATGTCACAACACTATGCTTGACTGATTTTGCAGCAGACACCCTGCCCCTTCTCGAGCACACCCTGAAACCTGACATTCGTGTGGAAACCGATTTTCCTCTTGATATCAGGCGGATCAAGGCCGACAGGACCCAGATGCAGATGGTCCTCTCTGCGCTGCTTTCCAATGCAAACGAAGCAATGGACGGCCCGGGCCGCATTCGAATTTCTGCGAGAAACATAGACGTGGACCCTACGCTCATAAGGGACTGTCCCGGTCTCAAGCCGGGTCCCTATGTTTGCCTTTCCATTGAGGATGATGGAAAGGGCATGGATACCGAGACACGGCAAAGGATATTTGAACCGTTTTTTACGACCCATTTCTTTGGCCGCGGGCTCGGGATGCCTGCTGTATACGGTATCGTAACGAATCACCATGGAATCATCGAAGTGGATTCCGAGTTGGGGAAAGGAACGGAGGTTCGGATCTATCTGCCCGCAATAAGTGCCGGGATCATCGACACGGAGCGGCCAGAAACCATTGAAAAGCCGGGGAAGCGGCTGCACGTGGGCCGGGGGACGATCCTGGTTATAGAAGATGAGCCACCGGTGATGAATCTGACCCGGACGGTGCTGGAAAGACTGGGATACCGTGTTCTGGAGGCCACAACAGGGAAAGAGGCCATTGACATGGCCAACAGTTTTGATGGCGCCATCGACCTTGCCCTCATGGATATCAAGCTGCCCGATATGACGGGGAATCAGATCTATCCCCTGATCCGGGATGCCAGACCGGAGATGAAGGTCCTCGTGTGCAGCGGTTACTCCATAGATGGTCCTGCCCATGAGATTTTATGTGCAGGGGCAGAGGGATATATTCAGAAACCATTTTCCCTGTTGACATTGTCTCAGAAATTAGAAGATGTGTTGACGGCAAACCAGGATCTATCGAATTAA
- a CDS encoding sigma-54 dependent transcriptional regulator codes for MSKVLIIDDDRSICEILEALLESLGHTTAFALGLQEGLHVLSKDAFDLVFLDVRLPDGNGLKAIPQIKELSSSPEVIIITGEGSQEGAQLAVESGAWDYLAKPLNTNQVSLCTSRAIAYREGKKVSTSPFVLQRDEIVGSSALLKKCLDQVARASLSMSPVLINGETGTGKELFARAIHRNSPRAGKSFVTVDCAALTESLVESALFGHVKGSFTGADKDRNGLIKEADKGTLFLDEVGELPMSIQGTFLRVLQERRFRPVGYDREITSDFRLIAATHRDLDEMAREGGFRRDLLFRLKSIVIHSPVLRDRNTDIVELALLFISGFFRNVGKTIKGMSPEFLEALLSYPWPGNVRELNHVLESALSAAGEEPILYPIHLPLDMRSRLAREAIAPASSQRPQEEALPSGGASHPPLRDLLASVEKNYLHELISLTGGNIQKVCNISGISRANLYVRLKKHGITRHF; via the coding sequence ATGTCAAAGGTTCTGATAATCGATGACGATCGGAGCATTTGTGAGATTCTGGAGGCTCTCCTGGAGTCTCTGGGCCATACGACGGCATTTGCCCTCGGACTTCAGGAGGGGCTTCATGTCCTTTCCAAAGATGCGTTTGACCTTGTATTTCTGGATGTTCGATTGCCCGATGGGAACGGGCTCAAGGCCATTCCGCAGATCAAGGAATTGTCATCTTCTCCGGAGGTGATCATCATCACGGGCGAAGGGAGTCAGGAGGGTGCTCAACTGGCTGTTGAAAGCGGCGCCTGGGACTATCTTGCCAAGCCCCTTAACACAAACCAGGTCAGTCTATGCACCAGCAGGGCCATTGCATACAGGGAAGGTAAGAAGGTCTCGACAAGTCCTTTTGTGCTTCAGCGGGATGAGATTGTGGGGAGCAGCGCCCTTCTCAAGAAATGCCTGGACCAGGTGGCCAGGGCGTCCCTTTCCATGTCCCCGGTGCTCATTAACGGCGAGACAGGCACAGGGAAAGAGCTTTTTGCACGTGCTATTCACCGAAATAGCCCACGCGCCGGAAAATCTTTTGTGACCGTCGATTGTGCTGCACTGACCGAATCGCTGGTGGAAAGCGCTCTTTTCGGGCATGTGAAAGGATCTTTTACCGGGGCCGATAAAGATAGAAACGGGTTGATCAAGGAGGCGGATAAAGGCACCCTGTTTCTCGATGAAGTGGGTGAGCTTCCCATGAGTATTCAGGGCACCTTCTTAAGAGTGCTCCAGGAGCGGCGATTCCGACCGGTGGGTTACGATCGAGAAATCACAAGTGATTTCAGATTGATTGCCGCGACCCACCGGGACCTTGACGAAATGGCCCGGGAAGGAGGTTTCCGCCGCGATCTACTGTTTCGATTGAAATCCATTGTGATACATTCACCGGTATTGAGAGATCGGAACACTGATATCGTCGAACTTGCACTTTTATTCATCTCCGGATTCTTCAGGAATGTTGGAAAGACCATCAAGGGGATGTCGCCCGAGTTTCTGGAGGCTCTTTTAAGCTATCCCTGGCCCGGAAATGTTCGGGAACTGAATCACGTGCTGGAAAGCGCTCTTTCGGCGGCCGGCGAAGAACCCATCCTGTATCCCATTCATCTGCCGCTGGATATGCGCTCCCGATTGGCAAGGGAGGCCATTGCGCCGGCCTCTTCACAACGACCTCAAGAGGAGGCCCTCCCTTCCGGGGGGGCTTCCCATCCCCCATTGCGTGATCTGCTGGCATCCGTGGAAAAGAATTACCTGCATGAGTTGATCTCTCTCACCGGTGGAAACATCCAGAAAGTCTGCAACATCTCCGGCATTTCCAGGGCCAATCTCTACGTCCGTCTCAAGAAACACGGTATCACCCGGCATTTCTAA
- a CDS encoding methyl-accepting chemotaxis protein, translating into MAQFLHMNAFSREFIDTVKVGTSGYAYLYQADGTVIAHPDKSNILKLNMNEFDFGRKMLADGSGTMLYTFKGVEKLVVFKTDKELGWTVGVGASPEEILAPVRNVGYTNAGIGALVVVLAAILILLLVNSLVKPLFRLSKGLGDAALQVSSASGQVAASSQALAEGASEQAAAIEETSSSLEEIASMTKQNAGNATQANSLATETKTTTGSCSDTMQKMAAAIGQVSESAQETQKIVKIIDEIAFQTNLLALNAAVEAARAGEAGAGFAVVADEVRNLALRAAEAAKNTTERIEDINKKVNGSMEMVSKTVDEFGKVDENTKKVSELVAEIAAASNEQAQGIGQVNNAVAEMDKIVQRNAASAEETASASEEMSAQAEEMQGFVRELNATVGGRKGEDVHGQATERIAGGATKVRKRAQGTAPLLLAPKGGERATTGRNRRKATPEEIIPLKEDEFEDF; encoded by the coding sequence ATGGCGCAGTTCTTGCATATGAACGCCTTCAGCAGGGAATTTATTGACACCGTGAAGGTGGGGACGAGCGGCTATGCCTACCTGTATCAGGCGGACGGCACTGTTATCGCCCATCCGGATAAGTCAAACATTTTAAAGTTGAACATGAACGAATTCGATTTCGGCAGAAAAATGCTGGCTGATGGCAGCGGGACCATGCTATACACCTTCAAGGGTGTGGAAAAGCTGGTAGTGTTCAAGACGGACAAAGAGCTGGGTTGGACCGTGGGGGTGGGGGCATCGCCTGAAGAGATCCTGGCGCCGGTCCGGAATGTAGGCTATACCAATGCCGGTATCGGGGCACTGGTGGTTGTCCTTGCTGCTATTCTCATCCTCCTCCTAGTGAACTCCCTGGTAAAGCCGCTCTTCAGACTTTCCAAGGGACTCGGGGATGCGGCCCTTCAGGTGTCCTCTGCATCCGGCCAGGTGGCCGCATCCAGTCAGGCCCTGGCCGAGGGCGCATCGGAACAGGCCGCAGCCATCGAGGAGACGTCTTCTTCTCTGGAAGAGATCGCTTCCATGACCAAACAGAATGCCGGAAATGCCACTCAGGCAAATTCCCTGGCAACGGAAACCAAAACGACCACGGGGTCTTGTTCCGATACCATGCAGAAGATGGCCGCGGCCATAGGCCAGGTGAGCGAGTCTGCCCAAGAAACCCAGAAGATTGTCAAGATCATCGATGAAATCGCCTTCCAGACGAATCTTCTGGCGCTCAATGCAGCGGTAGAGGCGGCCAGGGCCGGAGAGGCAGGCGCTGGATTTGCAGTAGTGGCCGACGAGGTGAGAAATCTGGCCCTGCGTGCGGCCGAGGCGGCCAAAAATACGACCGAACGGATTGAGGATATCAACAAAAAGGTCAACGGCTCCATGGAAATGGTTTCAAAGACCGTGGATGAATTTGGCAAGGTAGATGAGAATACGAAGAAAGTGAGTGAACTGGTGGCCGAGATCGCCGCAGCATCCAATGAACAGGCCCAGGGCATAGGCCAGGTAAACAATGCCGTGGCGGAAATGGACAAGATCGTCCAGCGGAATGCGGCAAGCGCCGAGGAAACGGCCTCTGCCTCAGAGGAAATGAGCGCCCAGGCAGAAGAGATGCAGGGCTTTGTAAGAGAGCTCAATGCCACAGTTGGAGGACGTAAAGGAGAAGACGTCCACGGACAGGCAACAGAGAGGATTGCCGGTGGGGCAACGAAGGTCCGAAAGAGGGCACAGGGGACTGCGCCGCTCCTTTTAGCTCCGAAGGGGGGTGAACGGGCAACGACGGGGCGGAACCGAAGGAAGGCCACGCCGGAGGAGATCATTCCACTGAAGGAGGATGAGTTTGAGGATTTTTGA
- a CDS encoding PAS domain S-box protein, which yields MQPIFNPRLFVREGKPERSEISAVRQTIFERLLYIFSLIGLLAVVTGAIEAFLQGKWYFSSLYAGIYLLFLLVTFGSRRISYKTRAVVLVCCLYLIALAVLVRIGLSGVGTLILVGVCFLSAVFFGLRGGIIAIFLSLASMGLVGAGMTTGIIEIYPDHMLTSLSLMAWITFLFVFFMITSVTVLAPEMFSLSIEHSLDLIEEHKIKLEINNQHLLLEIEERKKMEEALRAGERKYRSVIENIQDVFYRLDKKGKLVMTSPSGARMFGYTFIEEMNGLPLEHFMPDAHERQALMEKLKKNGSVNDFEAVMRRTDGSTFTASITVHFYYDDTGDPKGTEGIIRDITERRQAQEERKRLSDYLDNIINSMPSLLVGVDREGRVSQWNLAAEKTTGICAEKARGQNLEHVLPMLGRELENVQEAIRNKSVRSEVKVPRQTEGVMHYDDITVYPLVTNGVEGAVIRVDDVTERVRMEEMMIQSEKMLSVGGLAAGMAHEINNPLGVILQASQNVLRRVSPDLPANSRIAEECGTTLSALRTYLERREIPEFLDDIRKSGERAAGIVSNMLSFSRKADGRGTPADMGELLDQTLDLAGSDYDLKKKYDFRKIEIVREYDPEVPKAVCQTSKIQQVFLNILRNGAEAMQEQRARAKEHGIKVLTPRFTLRVMREGEMVRVEIEDNGPGMDEATRKRVFEPFFTTKAPGVGTGLGLSVSYFIIAEEHRGTLSIESNPGMGAMFVVRLPVEGGSYGRGEDPNFGG from the coding sequence ATGCAGCCCATATTCAATCCTCGTCTATTTGTTCGAGAAGGAAAACCGGAACGCAGTGAGATTTCAGCGGTTCGGCAGACCATATTTGAAAGACTCCTCTATATCTTCTCTCTCATCGGCCTTCTGGCCGTTGTTACAGGTGCTATTGAGGCCTTCCTGCAGGGAAAATGGTACTTTTCTTCCCTGTATGCCGGCATTTATCTGCTCTTCCTCCTGGTTACCTTTGGATCCCGTCGTATCTCATACAAGACAAGGGCCGTGGTCCTGGTATGCTGTCTCTATCTGATCGCCCTGGCGGTTCTTGTCAGAATCGGATTGAGTGGCGTCGGGACCCTCATCCTGGTCGGGGTATGCTTTCTCTCCGCGGTCTTTTTTGGTCTTCGTGGAGGAATCATCGCAATTTTTCTCAGTCTCGCGAGTATGGGCCTTGTGGGCGCCGGAATGACCACCGGCATTATCGAGATATACCCGGACCATATGCTGACCTCTCTCTCACTCATGGCCTGGATCACATTTCTATTCGTTTTCTTCATGATCACGAGCGTCACCGTTCTCGCACCAGAGATGTTCAGCCTGAGCATTGAGCATTCCCTCGATCTTATCGAGGAGCACAAGATCAAGCTGGAGATCAACAATCAACACCTCCTGCTGGAAATCGAAGAACGGAAGAAGATGGAAGAGGCCTTGCGGGCCGGCGAAAGGAAGTACCGAAGCGTCATTGAGAACATTCAGGACGTGTTCTATCGTCTGGACAAGAAAGGAAAACTCGTCATGACAAGCCCCTCCGGGGCTCGGATGTTCGGGTACACATTCATCGAGGAGATGAACGGCCTACCTTTGGAACACTTCATGCCGGATGCACACGAACGTCAGGCGCTGATGGAGAAATTGAAGAAGAACGGCAGCGTGAACGATTTTGAGGCCGTGATGAGGAGAACGGACGGGTCCACCTTCACCGCCTCTATCACGGTTCATTTTTATTACGATGATACGGGTGACCCAAAGGGGACTGAGGGCATTATCCGGGATATCACCGAGCGCAGACAGGCGCAAGAGGAGAGAAAGCGGTTGAGCGACTATCTCGACAATATCATCAATTCCATGCCGTCGCTGCTGGTGGGGGTGGATCGGGAAGGCCGGGTAAGTCAGTGGAACCTGGCCGCAGAGAAGACGACGGGCATCTGCGCCGAGAAGGCCCGGGGACAAAATCTGGAGCATGTTCTGCCCATGCTGGGCCGTGAGCTGGAAAACGTTCAGGAGGCCATCCGCAACAAGAGTGTAAGATCGGAGGTTAAGGTCCCCCGGCAGACGGAGGGCGTGATGCACTATGATGATATAACGGTGTATCCACTGGTCACCAACGGCGTAGAGGGAGCGGTCATCCGGGTGGATGATGTAACCGAGCGGGTGCGGATGGAGGAGATGATGATCCAGTCCGAGAAGATGCTTTCGGTGGGAGGGCTGGCTGCGGGAATGGCCCATGAGATCAACAACCCTTTGGGGGTTATCCTGCAGGCGTCCCAGAATGTGTTGAGGCGGGTATCGCCGGATCTGCCCGCTAATTCCCGGATTGCAGAGGAATGCGGGACCACCTTGAGTGCGCTGAGGACATATCTGGAACGGAGGGAGATCCCGGAGTTTCTCGATGATATCCGAAAAAGCGGCGAGCGGGCTGCCGGGATTGTCTCCAATATGCTGAGCTTCAGCCGCAAGGCTGACGGAAGGGGAACCCCTGCGGACATGGGGGAACTCCTGGACCAGACCCTGGACCTTGCAGGGAGCGACTATGATCTCAAGAAAAAATACGATTTCCGGAAGATTGAGATCGTACGGGAGTATGACCCTGAGGTGCCGAAGGCGGTATGTCAGACGAGCAAGATCCAGCAGGTCTTTCTGAATATCCTGCGCAACGGGGCTGAGGCCATGCAGGAGCAAAGAGCAAGAGCCAAAGAGCATGGGATAAAGGTGCTAACCCCGAGGTTTACCCTGCGGGTGATGCGCGAGGGGGAGATGGTGCGCGTGGAGATCGAGGACAACGGTCCGGGGATGGATGAGGCGACGCGCAAAAGGGTGTTCGAGCCCTTTTTTACCACAAAGGCCCCGGGTGTAGGGACCGGACTGGGATTATCCGTCTCCTATTTCATCATCGCCGAAGAGCACCGGGGCACCCTTTCTATCGAATCCAACCCGGGGATGGGCGCCATGTTTGTGGTTCGATTGCCTGTGGAGGGAGGGAGTTATGGGAGGGGAGAGGATCCGAATTTTGGTGGTTGA
- a CDS encoding response regulator, giving the protein MGGERIRILVVDDEESIRRGLRAWLEDDDFEAVTAESGEKALEILASDPADGAIVDIRLPGMDGNAFMEQAHRLYPSMRFIVYTGSVAYSPLPQLRAIGINERDIFQKPLSDLAVLVAAVKDRMKR; this is encoded by the coding sequence ATGGGAGGGGAGAGGATCCGAATTTTGGTGGTTGACGATGAGGAGAGCATCCGAAGGGGCCTGCGGGCATGGCTGGAAGACGATGATTTTGAGGCCGTGACAGCGGAAAGCGGGGAAAAGGCCCTCGAGATTCTCGCCAGCGATCCGGCGGACGGCGCCATTGTGGACATTCGTCTTCCGGGGATGGACGGAAATGCATTTATGGAACAGGCCCATCGCCTGTATCCGTCGATGAGATTCATCGTCTATACAGGATCGGTAGCGTATTCCCCGCTGCCGCAATTACGGGCGATCGGGATCAACGAGAGGGACATATTTCAAAAACCGTTGAGCGATTTGGCCGTACTGGTTGCTGCCGTAAAGGATCGAATGAAAAGGTGA